Proteins from a genomic interval of Sphingobacterium lactis:
- a CDS encoding PLP-dependent cysteine synthase family protein — MIHSTIGNTPLRKDDYLSAKYNTTILVKEEFHNPGKSSKDRAAWFMVEDAIRNKKIKEGGTFVEASSGNTGISIALIAQELGYKAKIFVSASCSDEKIALLESYGASIERCDNSNGLHVFNSTQYLAQAYAANHDNTYFTNQYYNSNNIKAHYRTTGPELWEQTNGAVTHVIAGVGTGGSISGIGRFLKEQRRSIKIWGVEPLNSVYTFFLNQQPIPEDLPKFDDIEGIGRTFIPGSFDRNAVDRIFQVERLVSLHAAIAYRESTDELVGFSSAAVLAALETHSNEMKFSEDDVVVLFFPDHGDRYLHKIYHSAEVKQLILAANYEPLS, encoded by the coding sequence TTGATTCATAGTACAATCGGTAATACACCGTTGCGGAAGGATGACTACCTTTCCGCCAAGTATAACACAACGATTCTTGTCAAAGAGGAATTTCATAATCCCGGCAAATCTTCCAAAGATCGTGCTGCTTGGTTTATGGTTGAGGATGCCATCCGCAATAAAAAAATTAAGGAGGGTGGTACCTTTGTGGAAGCGAGTAGTGGAAACACAGGAATCAGTATTGCGCTCATTGCGCAGGAGTTGGGTTATAAAGCGAAGATATTTGTTTCCGCCTCTTGTTCAGATGAGAAAATCGCACTTTTGGAATCCTATGGTGCTTCAATAGAACGTTGTGATAATTCCAATGGGCTGCATGTTTTCAATTCCACGCAATATTTGGCGCAAGCCTATGCCGCAAACCACGATAATACTTACTTTACCAACCAATATTACAACTCCAACAACATCAAGGCCCATTACCGGACCACTGGCCCGGAACTGTGGGAACAAACCAACGGTGCTGTTACCCATGTCATTGCTGGTGTTGGAACCGGTGGAAGTATATCTGGTATTGGCAGGTTCCTGAAAGAACAGCGCAGATCCATTAAGATTTGGGGTGTTGAGCCACTCAATTCCGTCTATACATTCTTTCTAAACCAACAACCGATCCCGGAGGATTTACCTAAGTTTGATGATATCGAGGGCATTGGTCGTACGTTTATTCCAGGATCTTTCGATAGGAACGCTGTCGATCGGATTTTTCAGGTAGAACGGCTCGTTTCCCTGCATGCAGCAATTGCCTATCGGGAATCGACCGATGAACTGGTCGGTTTTTCAAGTGCTGCCGTGCTTGCCGCCTTAGAAACGCACAGTAATGAAATGAAATTTTCGGAAGATGACGTTGTTGTCCTGTTCTTTCCTGACCATGGCGACCGCTATCTTCATAAGATATACCACTCAGCCGAAGTAAAACAATTAATATTAGCAGCAAATTATGAACCCTTATCTTGA
- the pcaD gene encoding 3-oxoadipate enol-lactonase: MPIVALQQSDIHYKFDDFDKKETIVFSNSLGCDISMWDENIEPLKSHFNVLRYDTRGHGKSSINQDKVSIKDLAEDVIELLDHLRLDRVIFCGLSMGGLIGQYLGIHFPDRFSKIIMSNSAAKIGTAEGWNSRIKQVDEFGLSSILKGTAERWFSDNYRSKNPENVNQILEIFASNSLRGYTACCAAVRDADFREDLQQINVPTLIICGTKDSVTTVTDGNFMQNKIPFAKQVSLVAAHLSNKEHPEEFSTYIIHFSEQ, translated from the coding sequence ATGCCAATAGTAGCATTACAACAATCTGATATTCATTACAAATTCGATGATTTTGATAAGAAAGAAACTATTGTTTTTTCCAATTCATTGGGTTGTGACATCAGTATGTGGGATGAAAATATTGAACCTTTAAAAAGTCATTTCAACGTGCTTCGTTACGATACACGAGGTCACGGAAAAAGCAGTATCAATCAAGATAAAGTCAGCATCAAAGATTTAGCAGAAGACGTAATTGAATTATTGGATCATTTAAGATTAGATAGAGTCATTTTCTGCGGATTGTCCATGGGCGGATTGATTGGCCAATACTTGGGGATCCATTTCCCCGATAGATTTTCTAAAATTATCATGAGCAATAGTGCCGCGAAGATCGGAACAGCTGAAGGATGGAATAGTCGCATCAAACAAGTTGATGAATTTGGTCTCTCTAGTATACTTAAAGGGACTGCAGAGCGTTGGTTTTCGGATAATTACAGGTCAAAAAATCCGGAAAATGTAAATCAAATTCTGGAAATTTTTGCTTCAAATTCTCTTCGAGGGTATACCGCCTGTTGCGCAGCTGTGAGAGATGCCGATTTTAGGGAAGATTTACAACAAATCAATGTGCCAACTTTGATCATCTGTGGTACAAAAGATAGTGTAACTACCGTTACGGATGGGAATTTTATGCAAAATAAAATCCCATTTGCCAAACAAGTTTCTTTGGTAGCCGCACATCTCTCCAACAAAGAACATCCAGAAGAATTTTCAACATATATTATTCATTTCTCAGAACAATAA
- the rplI gene encoding 50S ribosomal protein L9 codes for MEVILKQDVKHLGEKDDIVVVKPGFGRNYLIPQGFAVMATPSAKKVLAENIKQAQFKQEKIKKDATELAGKLESVKLSIGAKAGESGKIFGKVNSIQIADALKAQGFDVDRRRITFETEPKQLGEYIANLNLHKEVKVQVPFEVIAE; via the coding sequence ATGGAAGTAATATTAAAACAAGATGTTAAACACCTTGGTGAGAAAGACGATATCGTAGTAGTAAAGCCAGGTTTTGGCCGTAACTACCTCATCCCTCAAGGTTTTGCAGTAATGGCTACGCCTTCTGCAAAGAAAGTATTGGCTGAGAACATCAAACAAGCTCAGTTCAAACAAGAGAAAATCAAGAAAGACGCTACGGAATTAGCTGGTAAATTAGAGTCGGTAAAATTATCTATCGGTGCTAAAGCTGGTGAGTCAGGCAAGATCTTTGGTAAAGTGAACAGCATCCAAATCGCTGACGCTTTGAAAGCACAAGGATTTGACGTTGACCGTCGCCGTATCACATTCGAAACTGAACCTAAGCAATTAGGAGAATACATCGCAAACTTGAACCTTCACAAAGAAGTTAAAGTTCAAGTTCCTTTCGAGGTAATCGCAGAATAA
- a CDS encoding NADH:ubiquinone reductase (Na(+)-transporting) subunit F, with protein sequence MCYKIIIEPTGDEINVKKGQTILDAALRQGVYLPHACSHGLCGTCKVEVLEGEVDLGDASPFALLDIDRDEHKCLVCVAVPKEDCVIEADVDEDPDSRSIIVRDFEGTVIEVKDLTPRIKGIVLALNEEIDFQAGQYVQLYYPGFDEGKSFSIATSSNNKKEIELNISIVPDGEVTPLIHQNTKVGDTFRIVGPYGRFFIRESAQKPMLFFAGGSGLSSPKAMIEEQLENGCKHPIALFHGARNVEELYYADLFREYERKYDNFTYYPVLSDENVPDWEGEKGYLGDVALRIFENNFMGHKAYLCGPPAMIESCITSLFKGRLFERDIYLEKFFSKADQNSAPKSPFFKSI encoded by the coding sequence ATGTGTTATAAAATAATAATAGAACCAACCGGAGATGAAATCAACGTAAAGAAAGGGCAAACTATTTTGGACGCTGCCTTAAGACAAGGTGTTTATTTACCGCATGCTTGCAGTCACGGATTATGCGGGACTTGTAAGGTTGAAGTTTTAGAAGGAGAAGTAGATTTGGGCGATGCCTCGCCCTTTGCTTTGTTGGACATTGACAGGGATGAACATAAGTGCTTGGTTTGTGTCGCTGTTCCCAAGGAAGATTGTGTCATAGAAGCCGATGTGGATGAAGACCCGGATTCCAGATCCATTATAGTGCGGGATTTTGAGGGAACAGTAATTGAAGTCAAAGATTTAACGCCGAGAATCAAAGGGATTGTCCTTGCGTTAAATGAAGAGATCGATTTTCAGGCTGGGCAATATGTTCAATTGTATTATCCTGGATTTGATGAAGGAAAATCCTTTTCTATTGCTACCTCGTCCAACAACAAAAAGGAAATTGAACTGAACATCAGTATTGTGCCCGATGGAGAAGTGACTCCACTTATTCATCAAAATACAAAGGTTGGTGATACATTCAGAATTGTTGGCCCTTATGGTCGATTTTTCATTCGGGAATCAGCTCAAAAACCCATGCTATTTTTTGCTGGTGGATCCGGTCTTTCTTCACCAAAAGCAATGATAGAAGAGCAGTTAGAAAATGGTTGCAAACATCCTATTGCATTATTTCACGGAGCAAGAAACGTTGAGGAATTATATTATGCAGATTTATTTCGGGAGTATGAAAGAAAGTATGACAACTTTACATACTATCCCGTACTTTCTGACGAAAATGTACCAGATTGGGAAGGTGAAAAAGGGTATTTGGGAGATGTTGCGCTAAGGATTTTTGAAAATAATTTTATGGGACACAAAGCCTATTTATGTGGGCCACCAGCAATGATTGAATCTTGCATTACCAGCTTATTCAAAGGAAGATTATTTGAAAGAGATATCTATTTAGAGAAGTTTTTTTCAAAAGCAGACCAAAACAGTGCTCCAAAAAGCCCTTTTTTCAAGTCAATTTAA
- a CDS encoding DUF6695 family protein, translated as MNPYLDLAIPIAWPDQTARGDELWMAILRKIGIVKNLNFKVGHAAIVLVHRKTGTLKYYDFGRYIVPRGFGRARSAKFDPRLQLHTKAQFTVTGDLENLAEILQELKDLEQATHGGGRLLCSVAEEISFEKAEKFAEDLVDQGPILYGALAPGNNSCSRYVAQILVNAMPKEDKRVRKILFPECLKASPTSNVVNATHANRIVWHDDSGIKMEEMGRMDSLRFQIGLLKPNFFRSAAKELSDDKLLGFIEEPVRPIQVPADAQWLGGLGEGCWFSLQQEPPYWVITKYHHSGKVDYKVFSDEHHKLDISGPFEFTYKVHAGKHELKQKDQLHEVKSLENNNLQIKQSI; from the coding sequence ATGAACCCTTATCTTGATTTAGCCATCCCCATTGCTTGGCCAGATCAGACAGCTAGAGGGGATGAATTATGGATGGCCATTTTACGGAAGATCGGGATCGTCAAGAACCTGAACTTTAAGGTTGGCCATGCTGCCATTGTGTTGGTCCATAGGAAAACGGGTACGCTGAAATATTATGATTTTGGGCGATACATCGTTCCGCGGGGTTTTGGTCGCGCCCGATCCGCAAAATTTGATCCGCGCTTGCAATTGCATACAAAAGCGCAGTTTACCGTCACCGGTGATCTGGAGAATTTAGCAGAAATCCTGCAGGAACTCAAAGACCTCGAACAGGCTACGCACGGAGGCGGTCGATTGCTATGTTCCGTAGCAGAAGAGATTTCTTTTGAAAAGGCCGAGAAATTTGCTGAGGATCTGGTGGATCAGGGGCCTATATTATATGGGGCATTGGCGCCAGGCAATAACAGCTGTTCACGATATGTGGCGCAGATCCTGGTGAATGCCATGCCGAAGGAGGATAAACGGGTTCGAAAAATCCTCTTTCCGGAATGCTTGAAGGCAAGTCCTACCAGTAACGTCGTGAATGCAACCCATGCCAATCGTATTGTCTGGCATGATGATAGCGGTATAAAGATGGAAGAAATGGGGCGAATGGATTCCTTAAGGTTCCAGATTGGCTTATTGAAACCGAATTTTTTCCGCTCCGCAGCAAAAGAACTCTCTGATGATAAATTGTTGGGTTTTATTGAGGAACCGGTACGTCCTATACAGGTTCCTGCCGATGCGCAGTGGCTCGGAGGCCTAGGGGAGGGTTGCTGGTTTTCACTCCAACAGGAGCCGCCCTATTGGGTAATCACGAAATACCACCATTCTGGCAAAGTGGATTATAAGGTCTTCTCCGATGAGCATCATAAGCTGGACATTAGCGGACCTTTTGAATTCACCTATAAAGTACATGCAGGTAAGCATGAACTAAAACAGAAGGATCAATTACATGAAGTTAAAAGTTTAGAAAATAATAATTTACAAATAAAACAATCTATATAA
- the pcaF gene encoding 3-oxoadipyl-CoA thiolase, with protein sequence MSKEAYIIDGIRTPVGNFGGTLSAVRADDLAAMVIEELVKRNPNIPKEVIDDVILGCHNQAGEDNRNVARMAALLSGLPVTVPGETVNRLCASGMSAIAHAYRAIKAGDGDIFISGGVEHMTRSPLVVSKPSKGFGTDSKMEDSSFGWRFVNPRMHEMYGTDPMGMTAENLVDKFGISREDQDKFSLASQLKAAQASQNGRLAKEIMPVVIPQKRGEPLVFAKDEFIRADSTLEGLSKLKPAFKKDGTVTAGNASGLNDGAAAVFVASSEAVKKYGLRPLAKIVSTAVTGVEPRIMGIGPVSATQKALEKAGLTLDDINVMEFNEAFAAQALACTRALELADDDPRINPNGGAIAIGHPLGMSGTRITYSAALELHRKNGKYALATMCVGVGQGYAIILEKV encoded by the coding sequence ATGAGTAAAGAAGCATATATTATTGACGGCATCAGAACTCCGGTAGGAAATTTTGGCGGAACATTGAGCGCTGTTCGCGCGGATGACCTGGCAGCAATGGTTATTGAAGAATTGGTGAAAAGAAATCCCAATATCCCGAAAGAAGTTATCGATGATGTAATCTTGGGTTGCCATAACCAGGCAGGGGAAGACAATCGGAATGTAGCAAGAATGGCAGCGCTTTTATCCGGTCTACCAGTAACGGTTCCTGGGGAAACGGTCAATCGCCTATGTGCATCGGGCATGTCTGCTATTGCACATGCCTACCGTGCGATCAAGGCGGGAGATGGTGATATTTTTATTTCTGGAGGGGTTGAACACATGACGAGAAGCCCCTTGGTTGTTTCCAAACCATCGAAGGGATTTGGTACGGATTCAAAAATGGAAGATTCCTCCTTTGGCTGGCGTTTCGTGAATCCGAGGATGCATGAAATGTACGGTACTGATCCTATGGGAATGACTGCCGAAAACCTGGTCGATAAGTTTGGGATTTCAAGGGAAGATCAGGATAAATTTTCGCTCGCATCGCAACTGAAAGCCGCGCAGGCATCGCAGAACGGCAGGTTGGCAAAAGAGATTATGCCTGTAGTAATACCGCAAAAAAGGGGAGAACCGCTTGTTTTTGCCAAGGATGAATTTATTCGTGCTGATTCGACTCTTGAAGGATTGAGCAAATTAAAACCTGCTTTTAAAAAAGATGGAACGGTAACAGCAGGGAATGCTTCTGGTCTGAATGATGGAGCTGCCGCTGTATTTGTGGCTTCTAGTGAAGCAGTAAAAAAATATGGATTAAGGCCTCTTGCAAAAATTGTGAGTACGGCAGTCACCGGTGTAGAACCTAGAATCATGGGGATTGGCCCCGTTAGTGCAACGCAAAAGGCCTTGGAGAAAGCGGGCTTGACGTTGGATGATATCAACGTAATGGAATTTAATGAAGCCTTTGCCGCGCAAGCACTGGCCTGTACCAGAGCATTGGAATTAGCTGATGACGATCCGCGGATCAATCCGAATGGTGGTGCTATTGCCATCGGTCATCCCTTGGGTATGTCCGGTACACGAATTACCTATTCCGCCGCGCTCGAATTACACAGGAAAAATGGAAAGTACGCACTCGCTACCATGTGTGTTGGTGTAGGACAGGGTTACGCCATTATCTTAGAGAAAGTTTAG
- a CDS encoding 3-oxoacid CoA-transferase, which produces MKTVPQISLQEAVAFVKDGDILLQGGFGMTGNPVHLMHALAETQIKDLTFIGNNVGEPGLGGGRLLRNGQISKMIGSFFTSNAEAVKAAQDGRVAYELLPQGTLAEALRAGGAGIGGFYTPTSAGTDLAQGRETKFLNGSEQVFIPALRGNVAFIRAWKADTAGNLQYRMTEQNFNRAMATAADLVIVEVEEIVPEGEIAPEAIHTPASFVDYLVIAKLTPEDLGTSAAVSFSKKVSETRLNMAKRALKELKRGDVVNLGIGIPTLVADLITEEDGVILHTENGMLGVGPVPNDGGGAMDYPVNAGKVPVTALKGASYFDSADSFAMIRGKHIDVAVMGGLQVDEAGNLANWAVPGQPLLGVGGAMDLASGAKRLIITMTHTEKNGDAKIVPVCDLPLTVLHAVDMIITDKAVFEFIDGQLTLIELMPGATLEEVVATTSAKFVQRLQ; this is translated from the coding sequence ATGAAGACAGTACCACAAATTTCTTTGCAAGAAGCAGTTGCTTTCGTAAAAGATGGGGATATACTATTACAAGGAGGTTTCGGGATGACCGGAAATCCAGTTCATCTGATGCACGCACTTGCGGAAACACAAATAAAGGATTTAACCTTCATCGGAAACAATGTCGGGGAACCTGGATTAGGCGGCGGAAGATTGCTGAGGAACGGCCAGATCAGTAAAATGATCGGGTCTTTTTTTACATCAAATGCTGAAGCGGTAAAAGCGGCACAGGATGGTAGGGTAGCCTATGAGCTGTTGCCACAGGGTACTTTAGCCGAGGCATTACGTGCCGGAGGTGCAGGCATTGGTGGATTCTATACGCCTACTTCTGCTGGTACAGATCTGGCACAAGGAAGGGAAACCAAATTCCTCAATGGTAGTGAACAGGTGTTTATCCCTGCGCTGCGCGGGAATGTCGCTTTCATCAGGGCCTGGAAGGCCGATACAGCAGGGAATTTGCAATACAGAATGACCGAGCAGAATTTCAACAGGGCAATGGCAACAGCCGCAGACCTGGTTATTGTCGAAGTGGAAGAAATCGTCCCTGAAGGAGAAATAGCGCCAGAAGCCATTCATACACCAGCTTCATTTGTAGACTATTTGGTGATTGCGAAACTTACACCGGAAGATCTGGGCACTTCTGCAGCGGTATCATTCAGCAAAAAGGTTTCGGAAACCCGGCTTAACATGGCAAAGCGAGCCCTGAAAGAGTTGAAACGAGGAGATGTCGTCAATCTTGGAATCGGTATCCCGACACTGGTTGCTGATTTGATCACCGAAGAAGACGGAGTTATCCTGCATACGGAGAACGGTATGCTGGGCGTAGGGCCAGTGCCAAATGATGGTGGTGGTGCGATGGACTATCCGGTCAATGCAGGTAAAGTTCCTGTAACAGCGCTCAAAGGCGCCTCGTATTTTGATTCTGCCGATTCTTTTGCCATGATCCGTGGTAAGCATATCGATGTAGCCGTGATGGGAGGTTTACAGGTAGACGAAGCAGGAAATTTAGCTAATTGGGCCGTTCCGGGGCAGCCATTGCTAGGTGTCGGCGGGGCAATGGATCTGGCATCAGGAGCAAAAAGACTGATAATTACCATGACCCATACCGAGAAAAACGGTGATGCCAAGATTGTTCCTGTATGCGACTTACCACTTACGGTACTGCATGCTGTGGATATGATTATCACGGATAAAGCGGTCTTTGAATTTATCGATGGACAGCTGACATTAATCGAATTAATGCCGGGAGCAACCTTAGAAGAAGTGGTAGCAACAACATCGGCAAAGTTTGTCCAACGATTGCAATAA
- a CDS encoding ABC transporter substrate-binding protein, translating into MNYQNEQSALDALYALAKEEQQRTKKQFLVWAGGDAPNQQDQLYQQFKKRFPGIDFEIIVDLSKYHDLKVYEQLNDGFLEPDVVMLQTMNDFENWKKMGVLEAFKPEGFEHIREGYSDPEGYFMGAFIFAFLPQYAKEGLDFVPTNYGDFLKPVFKDKLVLTPPHDDDAVLYVFDHIIKKYGEDYLDDLKKQNPTFVRGTAAPAALVGQKGFLGNIVGYPTYPDQPSQSFIPEDDFFITWPQRAAMFKLTKNKAIARLFLSYLASHEFQSSRGTWSTRTDVTELGGLNPLEQYKNTDPLDFIVWMRDREHIHELREKFIAKFGPVKGESPLKDPRLFRVYYNTL; encoded by the coding sequence ATGAATTATCAAAATGAGCAATCAGCATTGGACGCATTGTATGCGCTTGCTAAAGAAGAACAACAGCGGACGAAGAAACAGTTTTTGGTTTGGGCAGGGGGAGATGCTCCGAATCAGCAAGATCAACTCTATCAGCAGTTTAAAAAACGTTTTCCAGGAATTGATTTTGAAATTATTGTCGATTTGTCCAAGTACCACGACTTGAAAGTCTACGAACAGCTGAATGATGGTTTCTTGGAACCGGATGTCGTGATGCTGCAGACGATGAATGATTTTGAGAATTGGAAAAAGATGGGCGTATTGGAGGCATTTAAACCGGAAGGATTTGAGCATATCCGTGAAGGATATTCAGATCCGGAAGGCTATTTCATGGGTGCCTTTATCTTCGCATTCCTGCCTCAATATGCCAAAGAGGGATTGGATTTTGTACCTACGAATTATGGTGATTTCTTGAAACCCGTATTTAAGGATAAACTGGTCCTTACGCCACCCCATGATGATGATGCCGTACTTTATGTCTTCGACCACATTATAAAGAAATATGGCGAGGATTACCTGGATGATCTGAAAAAGCAGAATCCTACCTTTGTACGCGGCACTGCAGCCCCGGCAGCTCTGGTCGGTCAGAAAGGTTTCCTTGGCAATATCGTTGGTTACCCGACCTATCCGGATCAGCCCTCTCAATCTTTTATTCCTGAGGACGATTTCTTCATCACGTGGCCTCAGCGTGCAGCTATGTTCAAACTGACAAAAAATAAGGCGATCGCTAGGCTATTCCTTTCTTATTTGGCGAGTCATGAATTTCAATCTTCTCGCGGCACGTGGTCAACCCGTACCGATGTGACGGAATTGGGCGGATTAAACCCATTGGAACAGTATAAGAACACTGATCCTCTGGATTTTATTGTTTGGATGCGTGATCGGGAGCATATCCATGAATTGCGTGAAAAATTCATCGCGAAATTTGGTCCGGTAAAAGGGGAGTCCCCATTGAAAGATCCACGACTTTTCCGTGTATATTACAACACGCTCTAG
- the panD gene encoding aspartate 1-decarboxylase — protein sequence MELTILKAKIHTVKVTEANVAYNGSITIDADLLDAAGIVKYEQVYINNAVNGSRIMTYVLPGKRGSGEVCMNGGAALHAKLGDTVHILSFVNLTPEEAEGYQPTLVFTEGNNQIKLVEKYDY from the coding sequence ATGGAATTAACAATTTTAAAAGCGAAAATTCATACAGTTAAAGTAACAGAGGCGAACGTAGCCTATAATGGATCGATTACCATTGACGCAGATCTATTGGACGCAGCGGGTATCGTGAAATATGAGCAGGTTTACATCAATAATGCGGTTAATGGTAGCCGTATCATGACGTATGTGCTACCTGGAAAACGTGGTTCAGGTGAGGTTTGCATGAATGGAGGTGCTGCTTTACATGCCAAATTGGGAGATACCGTACATATCCTTTCATTTGTCAACCTGACACCTGAAGAAGCGGAAGGCTACCAACCTACCTTGGTATTTACAGAAGGAAACAACCAGATTAAATTGGTTGAGAAGTACGACTATTAA
- a CDS encoding phenol hydroxylase subunit P4, whose amino-acid sequence MATTIIGEYNPPVRDRVENFGGNYLVYASWDNHRLINSAMGFPLPPDMPFNVFMTQVLPLCYNDHPDFANLDWDTTEVHWFLNGESFTPDLDKSLKENGVDHKSILRFYTPTLKGINGVGI is encoded by the coding sequence ATGGCAACCACAATAATAGGAGAATATAATCCACCCGTAAGAGACAGAGTAGAAAATTTTGGTGGGAATTACTTGGTGTATGCATCTTGGGATAACCATCGGTTAATCAATTCAGCAATGGGTTTCCCGTTGCCTCCTGATATGCCTTTTAATGTATTCATGACCCAGGTTCTTCCGCTTTGTTACAACGATCATCCTGATTTTGCAAACTTAGATTGGGATACAACAGAAGTGCATTGGTTTTTGAATGGTGAATCATTTACCCCTGATCTGGATAAATCATTGAAAGAAAATGGTGTTGATCATAAATCAATTCTTCGTTTTTATACACCAACGCTGAAAGGAATTAATGGTGTTGGAATTTGA
- a CDS encoding SDR family NAD(P)-dependent oxidoreductase, with the protein MEIIDEGLNLIQDLSGQKIVLFGGTGSVGEGILRSYLKTNAKIIVPSRSEKSKDKLLEILGEVGNSKNLEFIIGDYSTFQSAEEMAELITDQYGSIDHVIACVGGWWIGGPFWTVSEEAWQNQFVGLATTHAALAKAWIPRLSRENSYQIISGSSGTHPVAKSGIVSMQHASLIMMAEVIALEAASEKRVFVFVLGVVNSRNRPAHKPYWITAEQVGMVSSILAKENSIPSQVIKLSDKAALPGVLDILEKEIEK; encoded by the coding sequence ATGGAAATAATCGATGAGGGGCTGAACTTGATCCAGGATCTTTCCGGACAGAAAATCGTTCTTTTTGGAGGTACAGGGTCTGTTGGAGAGGGTATTTTGCGGTCCTACCTTAAAACAAATGCAAAAATTATTGTGCCTTCTCGGTCCGAAAAAAGCAAGGACAAATTGTTGGAAATTTTAGGCGAAGTTGGAAATTCCAAGAACTTAGAATTCATAATCGGTGATTACAGCACCTTCCAATCAGCAGAAGAAATGGCCGAATTGATTACCGACCAATACGGATCAATTGACCATGTTATTGCCTGTGTTGGCGGCTGGTGGATCGGAGGTCCATTCTGGACAGTTTCCGAAGAAGCTTGGCAAAATCAATTCGTCGGATTGGCAACCACCCATGCGGCCTTGGCGAAAGCTTGGATACCCCGATTGAGCAGGGAGAACTCCTATCAGATTATTTCCGGTAGTTCAGGAACCCATCCCGTTGCAAAGTCAGGTATTGTATCCATGCAACATGCATCATTGATCATGATGGCCGAGGTCATCGCCTTAGAGGCAGCATCTGAAAAACGCGTTTTTGTATTTGTTCTTGGGGTAGTTAACAGCAGGAACAGACCAGCGCATAAACCGTATTGGATCACTGCTGAACAGGTCGGCATGGTTTCGTCGATATTGGCCAAGGAAAACAGCATTCCTTCCCAAGTGATCAAACTTAGTGATAAAGCAGCGCTGCCCGGAGTACTTGATATTTTAGAAAAAGAAATCGAAAAGTAA